In Chanodichthys erythropterus isolate Z2021 chromosome 9, ASM2448905v1, whole genome shotgun sequence, a genomic segment contains:
- the cox6a1 gene encoding cytochrome c oxidase subunit 6A1, mitochondrial: MAAIGRLSQKLLKSAALTQSRQLSAAAAHGEQAAKTWKILTFVVALPGVAVCMLNMYLRSQHHHEQPEFVPYSHLRIRSKRFPWGDGTKSLFHNPHVNALPDGYEHHD, translated from the exons ATGGCCGCGATCGGACGTTTATCCCAGAAGCTCCTCAAATCCGCCGCGCTGACCCAAAGCCGTCAGCTTTCGGCTGCAGCAGCTCACGGTGAACAAGCAG CCAAGACCTGGAAGATCCTGACGTTTGTGGTGGCGCTGCCCGGAGTCGCGGTGTGCATGTTGAACATGTACCTCAGGTCTCAACACCACCATGAGCAGCCGGAGTTTGTTCCCTACAGCCACCTGCGCATCCGCAGCAAG CGTTTCCCATGGGGTGATGGCACCAAGTCTCTCTTCCACAACCCCCATGTCAACGCCCTCCCCGACGGCTACGAGCATCATGATTAA